The Topomyia yanbarensis strain Yona2022 chromosome 3, ASM3024719v1, whole genome shotgun sequence nucleotide sequence GCTTATGACGCTCCCTTGTGGGTCAAAATGACAGATccctattaaaatattattgaaggtcatttaacagTAGCAAAATTCTACAACTAAATACAATACCATGATCTGTGCTATACTTTTAagctattttattatttcaaataATCAATTATCTCATTAACAGATTGGCAATtcttggctgatccatctagcaaaaataggctggtcggtccagaaaatatataatCAAATCGAGTAGCTCCATATTGAGGACTGTGATGAGGAGCTTTGGTAAACATCTTTAGATTAAGtatttctttttcgattaatgtccaaaaaaaaactaaaaaattacAGTGTTATAAACCCGGTTCAAGTTTGAAACTAAAACAATGAATTTAGTGCCTGTTCTGCAGCGTTTTAATTTATATAGGTGTATTATTGTGGAACAAGAACTCAAACAATTACATCCCCAGTATAGCGGTTTGTATACACCACCGTTCTATTTGCTGCTTGATTTAAAACGTTAGAACTATCTTTTAAATACATAGAGCAGGCTAGATACGCAGCTTGGATAAACTGGTGAAACATAATCCAAGTCCATAAGTCCAGTAActcttaagacatggcttgaattttaaacTTGAATTTTAAACTAATAAGGACACCCGCTCAAACAGCTGCTGGaagagcaagttctagttttaaaattttcagttttatgtcatagagctgtcaaaattatgaatctggAACTGAACTACACCCGAACGCGTCCATAGGTCGTTACTTGACTCGAAATTATTTTCCCCAATCAATCGACTCTGAGTGTATGTGTTGAATACTCTTTATACATTCGAAACAGCTCCGAATGTATTTCAAATCAAGCAACAACGAGAAGGACAGCGTATACCAGTTATACAGttcgaaacaaaactgttcgaaacaATAAATCGAAAAGCTCTGCTGGgtatgtgattgtttccgttccaattccactttgaaactcccgtataaaatactacgctgctgagcaTGTCCTAAGGAATTCAATCGATATAAAATTATAATGCAAACCTGTAATAAAAATACATCAGTGTTTTCTCTTGGTCAGATGGCTTTTGGGTTGACTACCAAGAATCACTATAAATTATCTGGTAACTTGTTGAAAACAAATCAACAGTAAAATTTCTCTAACATAACTCATTCTCCTCGCCCAGCAATTTCTCCAACTAATCCTCGCCTTTCTGTAGACGCAAATCCAGTTGAGTccgcccgtgctttagaaataactacagaagcatgtCTTCAGAAGCTTTCGTGATAAATATATGCGAAAAATGAAACATATGTGCCAAGAGGCTTGTTACTCTACGTACCTACAAACCGCCGAAAATATGGATTGACGCAACGCACACACAagcttaaaaatattttttttcttcaaacacAATCACATACGTCACACCCTGCAGTATTGAACTCAATTCAAAACCATCCCACCCATCcattttgcaaatcattctatgacaccatgctggtagcCAAAAAATTCATACGCGGTTGAACTGTGTCTCCGCTGCCGAAAATCCgcagcgtctaccgcttattgtagcgtCCAGAAGCTATATCCATGATGATACTCGTTAGGCATAAGGGCAAAATCTGAATCAAACAGGCACCTCTATTCATAGCTTTTCAGGTTTGGTTAAGCCACTTAGGTGCTTCCTTTTTACGGAACTGCCTGAAGTAGCTGCCTAGTTGATAGAAATGTTCGCCATGAACTTTCAAATTCTACCGATTTTCAATAGACTACTTTTACCGCACAGATAATAAactattaccaatatttaagttaggcgtTTCCGAATCGGTGGGTGCATAAATGATTTATATCCAGCTAGTAATAGCGTAGAAACTTTACATAGTTTCGTGACATTTCCAATGTCAAAATAACCATATCTTTCTCCTTTCACTCCGCAGGAATCGGCATCGGCCAAATGATCGCCATGTCCATCGTGATTTCGTACTACGCCGCCACGATCGCCGTAGCGATCCGGTACTTCTTTGCATCGTTCGCCAGCGAACTCCCGTGGGCCAAATGTGATCCCTCGTGGACCGATGTAAACTGTATCGACTCGATTAGCATGACAAGCAAATCGAGCTTCATCAACTCGACACTTCCAGTAGAAACTTCCGCCGAACTGTACTACACCCGCTCGGTAACGGGGGAGGCGTATCTGGTTGGAAACGAGATAGGACTACCGGACTGGCGTCTGGGGCTTTGCTTACTGTTCATCTGGGTCTGCATGACCTTCATGTTGATCAAGGGTATCAGAGGTTCCGGAAAGATTTCCTACTTCCTAGCACTGTTTCCGTACGTGATTATGGTGTTCTTTGCTGTGTACTGTTTCTCGTTGGAGGGAGCTATGGATGGCTTGCTGTACTTCATCAAACCAGACTGGCAGCAACTGCTGAACCCAACGGTGTGGAAAGAGGCCGTTTCACAGTGTTTCTTCTCCctgtcaatttgctttggagGTGTGATCGCCTATTCGTCGTTCAACAATTTTTCCAACAACATCTACCGGGATGCGTTGATCATATCCTGGTTGGACACGTTTACCTCCCTGCTCGCCGGAGCGATTGTATTTGCAATCATCGGTCACCTAGGAGTGATTACCAATGAGACAGATTACACGAAGGTGGTCTACCCGGGAAGTGGTCTCACGTTCATCACGTATCCGGATGCGCTGGCTAAATTCCAGCATGTACCAAATTTGTTTTCGCTGCTGTTCTTCTTCATGCTCTTTGTGCTGGGAATTGGAAGTAACACAGGAATCATCACCAGCGTTATAACGGCTATTCGGGATGAGTTTCCGGGTctgaaaaattggaaaatcgTTTTGGTGATTAGCGTGTTTGGTTTTTCTTCAGGATTGTTGTTCATCACACCGGTAAAAGACCTTAATAATAGTAAGAGATTATTCGAtgacatattttttatttcttctagGCGGCCTCACGCATCATCGATTATTTTGATTTCTA carries:
- the LOC131691521 gene encoding sodium-dependent nutrient amino acid transporter 1-like, which encodes MAGVVNRSFIGDQDGTATGIASPLGVAGNGLPVAVVETTSNETSSGSGEREKWDKGVEFLLSCIAMSVGLGNVWKFPSTAFKNGGGAFVIPYLIVLLIVGRPIYYLEMVMGQFSSRGSVKVYDVSPIMRGIGIGQMIAMSIVISYYAATIAVAIRYFFASFASELPWAKCDPSWTDVNCIDSISMTSKSSFINSTLPVETSAELYYTRSVTGEAYLVGNEIGLPDWRLGLCLLFIWVCMTFMLIKGIRGSGKISYFLALFPYVIMVFFAVYCFSLEGAMDGLLYFIKPDWQQLLNPTVWKEAVSQCFFSLSICFGGVIAYSSFNNFSNNIYRDALIISWLDTFTSLLAGAIVFAIIGHLGVITNETDYTKVVYPGSGLTFITYPDALAKFQHVPNLFSLLFFFMLFVLGIGSNTGIITSVITAIRDEFPGLKNWKIVLVISVFGFSSGLLFITPAASRIIDYFDFYGVTYVTLTLAVAELACFCWIYGVRRICHDIEFMLGSKTNILWRVCWKYITPTVITVILVVTFITGKEPEGFSFGYHVLGWLLYTVSIAPLPIMAIWAVTSQPKGSIKQRIVAASRPLADWGPENISLKKKYDDFTEDHQRFGSRNVFQRVLFGREKVYSVNI